The window AACAAGTGGATATGTGTGCATTTTCAGTCGCCATCGACGACGACAAGATCGTCGGAGGGTATGAGTGCACCCCCCACTCCCAGCCCCATACGGTCTCTCTGCAGTCTGGCTACCACTTCTGTGGAGGCTCTCTGGTCAACGAGGACTGGGTTGTGTCTGCTGCTCACTGCTACAAGTCGTAAGTACAttcctcatgttttcttcagGTGTTTGCAGCTTCATTATTTATAATCATTTCTGTGTGCTTTTTTCTAATCCCccacttctctttcttttttagtcGTATTGAGGTTCGTCTTGGAGAGCACCACATCAGGGTCAACGAGGGAACCGAGCAGTTCATCAGCTCCTCCCGCGTCATCCGCCACCCCAGGTACAGCTCCTACAACATCGACAACGACATCATGCTGATCAAGCTGAGCAAGTCCGCCACCCTCAACCAGTACGTGACGCCTGTGGCTCTGCCCACCAGCTGTGCCCCCGCTGGCACCATGTGCAAAGTCGCCGGCTGGGGCAACACCATGAGCTCCAGTGAGTAACTAATGCTGCATTGACTTCTTAAT is drawn from Labrus bergylta chromosome 8, fLabBer1.1, whole genome shotgun sequence and contains these coding sequences:
- the LOC109996298 gene encoding trypsin-1, whose protein sequence is MRSLVFVLLIGAAFAIDDDKIVGGYECTPHSQPHTVSLQSGYHFCGGSLVNEDWVVSAAHCYKSRIEVRLGEHHIRVNEGTEQFISSSRVIRHPRYSSYNIDNDIMLIKLSKSATLNQYVTPVALPTSCAPAGTMCKVAGWGNTMSSSADGNKLQCLNIPILSDRDCDNSYPGMITDAMFCAGYLEGGKDSCQGDSGGPVVCNGQLQGVVSWGYGCAERDHPGVYAKVCLFNDWLESTMASN